The window AGTGCTGGGCGGACAGATCGGCGTGGAGGTCTACACCGAGGAGGGCAACATGAATCCGGTGCAGATCGCCGAAAACGGCATCCGGTACGCCCGTCAGCACAACTGCAACGTGGTGATCGTCGATACGGCGGGACGCCTGGCCGTGGACGAGGCGATGATGCAGGAGATCACGGCCATCAAGGCCGCCGTGAAACCGTCCGAAACGCTCTTCGTGGTGGACGCCATGACGGGTCAGGACGCCGTGAACACCGCCCGGGAGTTCAACGAGCGGCTGGATTTCGACGGCGTGGTCCTCACGAAACTCGACGGCGACACCCGCGGCGGTGCGGCCATCTCGATCCGTTCGGTGGTCGATAAGCCCCTCAAATTCATTTCGAGCGGCGAGAAGATGGACGCCCTGCAAGTGTTCCACCCCGAGCGTATGGCCGACCGTATTCTGGGCATGGGCGACGTTGTGTCGCTCGTGGAGCGTGCGCAGGAGCAGTTCGACGAGGAGGAGGCCCGCAAGCTGAAAAAGAAGCTGGTCAAGAACCAGTTCGACTTCAACGACTTCATCTCGCAGATTCAGCAGATCAAGAAGATGGGCAACCTCAAAGACCTGGCTTCGATGATTCCGGGCGTGGGCAAGATGCTCAAAAACGTGGACATTCCGGACGACGTGTTCAAGCAGACCGAGGCGATCATCTCGTCGATGACCCCTGCGGAGCGCGAGCATCCCGAGATCATCAACGCCCGCCGCCGCGAACGCATCGCCAAGGGTTCGGGTACGACGATGGCCGACGTGAACCGCCTGATGAAGCAGTTCGAGGACACGCGCAAGATGATGAAGACCGTCGCCGGCGGCAATCTGAAGATGCCCAAAATGCCGGGCGGCATGATGCGGCGGTAAATCCGGATTACATCGAATCCCAAAAAAGGAGTACCCGACAAGTACTCTTTTTTTATGTCTTCTCTAAACCGTTCAGTTCTCTCTATTTCCTTTATCCGGAATAACGGCCAACAGGATGGCAAACATCACTCCGACAACAGGAACAACAGACACAATGCCGTCTATGCGTCCGAATAAGGTATAAGATATTGTATTGGCAGCATTTACAATCAATGCAACAGTGGCAATGACAGTAATAACGAGAATAGCGACAATAAATGTTTCTTTCATTTTCATTTTTTTGAACCTATTCTTCATATAAGACCATAAAAAAACGCGGACAAAATCCGTTCATCCGCCTTCGAGGTCTTGGACTACCTAATAGTAAGATGAAAGAAATGCCCGCGCCGTAAAACAGCACGAGCATCAACTTTAATTCCTTACTATTGCCGAAAGTGTCCAAGTTTCGAAGACAAGAAGAAAAGCCGATGCGCTTATATATGTCGTTGCCGCCGTGGCGGCATTAAAAATCAAAAGTTTCTATCGTTCCATAGGCAGCCCGATTTTGGTATATTGTTGAGCAAATATAGGATAAATTCGATAAAAAACCTATCTTTGTTGCTCAAAACAGCATATTCCAATGCACAAATCGGGCTTCGTAAATATCATCGGCAATCCCAACGTGGGCAAATCGACGCTGATGAACGCACTGGTCGGCGAACGGCTTTCGATCATCACCTCCAAGGCGCAGACCACGCGCCACCGCATCATGGGCATCGTTTCGGGCGAGGATTTCCAGATCGTCTACTCCGACACGCCGGGCATCCTGAAACCCTCGTACAAGTTGCAGGAGTCGATGATGAAGTTCGTGACCGGGGCCGTGACCGACGCCGACGTGATCCTCTACGTGACGGACACCGTCGAACGGAGCGACCGCTCGGCCGAGATCATCGAACGCATCAGCCGGAGCGGCATCCCGACGATCGTGGTCATCAACAAGATCGACCTTTCGACGCCCGAAGCGCTGGATGCGCTGGTGGAGAGATGGCAGGCGGAGATTCCCGGAGCGCGGATCGTCCCGGTGTCGGCCAAGGAGAACTTCAATGTCGAGGGGCTTTTCAGAACCATCCTCGAACTGCTGCCCGAAGGCCCGGCGTTCTACCCCAAAGATACGCTCACGGACAAAACCCTGCGCTTCTTCGCCTCGGAGATCATCCGCGAGAAGATTCTCAAATTCTACGACAAGGAGATCCCCTACTGCTGCGAGATCGAGATCGAGAGCTACAAGGAGGAGCCGGCCATCGACCGCATCGCGGCGACGATCTACGTGGCCCGCGACTCGCAGAAAGGCATCCTGATCGGCCACAAGGGCGAGAAACTCAAGAGAGTGGGACAGACGGCCCGCGAGGATATGGAACAGTTCCTCGGCAAGAAGGTCTTCCTGCAACTCTTCGTCAAGGTCAGCGACGACTGGCGCAACGACGAACGCCAGCTGCGCCGTTTCGGATACGAACAGGAATAATAAATCGAACGGAAAGGCCGTTAAAAAAGCAAACGAAAATTCGGACATGCGGAAATTCATCTTCGGAATCATACTGGGAGCCGCCCTGCTGTGCGGCATGAAGGCGCGCGCACAGTACAACCGGGAGTATTTCTTCTGGATGGGCCGTTCGTCGATGATGAACAACGACTACCAGGAGGCCATCCGCACCCTGAACACCCTGCTGCGATTCGACGAGGACGCCTTCGAGGGCTATTTCCTGCGCGGCATCGCCAAATACAACCTCGACGACCTGCTGGGCGCCGAAGCCGATTTCTCGACCGCCATCCGGCTGAATCCCGTCTACACCCAGGCATACACCTACCGCGCCATCACCCGCTCGCGGCTGGGCAACTACGACGACGCCTTGCAGGATTTCCGCGAGGCGATCGAACTGCGCCCCGACCTGCCCGGCCCCTATTACAGCCGCGGCGTGACGCGCCTGCTGAACCAGCAGTTCAAGGAGGCCATCGAGGATTTCGACAAGTTCATCCGCCAGGAGAACAAGGTCGCCGACGCCTTCATCTGCCGGGGCCTCAGCTACCTGCATCTGAAAGACACCACGCGGGCCTACGAGAATTTCAACACCGCGATCCGCACCAACCGCGAAAATCCCAACGGCTACAACCGCCGCGGATCGCTGCACCTGCAACAGGAGCAGTACAAGGAGGCCGAAGCGGATTTCAACAAGGCCATTTCGTGCGATTCCACCTATCTGCTCTCCTATTTCAACCGCGCGCTGGTCTACAACGCCACCAACCGCCCGATGCAGGCGCTCGCGGATTTCGACAAGGTGATCCAGCTGGATTCGACCAACTCGCTGACCTATTTCAACCGCGCCATGCTGCGCACGCAGATCGGCGACTACAACCGCGCTTTGGAGGATTACGACAAGGTGGCGCTCTACTCGCCCAACAACGTGCTGGTCTACTACAACCGGGCGGGCGTCTACGCCCAGCTGGGCGAGATCGAGCAGGCCGTGGCGGACTACACGTCGGCCATCAAGCTCTATCCCGACTTCGCCAACGCCTACATCTACCGCGGACGCCTGCGCGAATACCTGAACGACCCGCAGGGCGCCAAGTCCGACCGCGCGATCGCCCAGCAAAAGATCGCCGAATACCGTTCGCGCCTGAGCGACAGCACCTATTCGATCTACGCCGACACCACGCAGCGCTTCGACCGCCTGCTGTCGTTCGACAGCAAGTTCGCGGGCGGCAGCTTCGACCGCATCACGGGCCACAACGGCGGCCGCGAGGAGATGCGCCTCCTGCCGCTGTTCAAGTTCACGCTGATGCGCGCCGACTCCCTGCCGGCAGTCAAACCCTACCACCTGCAACGCGTGGAGGATTTCCGCAAGCGCATCGACAATGAGTACCTCACCCTCTCGTGCCGCGAAAGCAACATCCCGGCCGACTCGCTCGTGCTGCTCGACAAACAGTACGTACAGGAGCTCAATGCGAGCAACCCCTCGTGGACGGTGCTCTTCGAGCGCGGCGTCACGCAGTCGCTCATCAAGCAGTACACCAATTCGGTGAACACCTATTCGTCGGCCATCGAGCTCAATCCGTCGAACCCGTTCCTCTATCTGAACCGCTCGACGACACGCGCCGAGATGATCGACTTCATCTCGTCGATCGACAATTCGTACCAGCGGATCACGATCGACTCGGACCCCGCCAACCGGCTGAACAACAATTCGAAACGCACGTACAGCTACGACGAGGCCGTAGCCGACCTGAACAAGGCCGTCAAGCTCTTCCCCGATTTCGCCCACGCCTACTACAACCGCGCCAACCTGCTGGCCCTTTCGGGCAGTCTGCCGGAGGCTTACGAGGACTATTCGAAAGCCATCGAGCTGAACCCCGCATTCGCCGAGGCGTACTACAACCGCGGTATCATCCAGATATTCATGAAGGACACCCGCAAGGGCTGTCTCGACATCTCGAAGGCCGGCGAACTGGGCATCCTCGAAGCCTACGAGATGCTGAAACGCTACGCACAGCCGGAAAACTAACTCAAACAACACAGATAAATGTCAGAAACTATCCAACGCAAACTCAACGATTCGCCCGTGGCCCGATGGACGGCGTTGTTACTCATCGCATCCACGATGTTTTTCGGCTACATGTTCGTCGATCTCATGTCGCCGCTCCAGAGCATGATCGAGGCGCAGCGCGGGTGGACGCCCGACGTGTTCGGCATGTACGGCAGTTCGGAGTTCATCCTCAACGTCTTCGGATTCCTCATTCTCGCGGGCATCATCCTCGACAAGATGGGCGTGCGGTTCACCGGCCAGCTGTCGGCGTCGCTGATGTTCATCGGAGCCTGCCTGAAATACTACGCCGTGAGCGACTCGTTCGCGGGTTCGGGGATCGAAATGTGGCTCAACTCGTGGTGGAGCTCCTTCCCCGCATCGGCCAAGCTGGCGTCGCTGGGCTTCATGATCTTCGGTTGCGGCATGGAGATGGCCGGCATCACCGTGTCGAAAGCCATCGCCAAATGGTTCGAAGGCAAGGAGATGGCTTTGGCCATGGGACTCGAAATGGCGATCGCGCGCGTCGGCGTCTTCGCAATCTTCTCGATCTCGCCCTGGCTGGCCGACATGGCTCCCGCGACGGTCGTGCGCCCCGTGGCGTTCTGCACCGTACTGCTGCTGATCGGCCTGCTGACCTTCGTGATCTTCTCGGTCATGGACCGCAAGCTGGACAAACAACTCGGCCTCAACAGCCGTGGCGGAGGCGGCAGCGAGGAGGAGTTCAAGGTCAGCGACCTGAAATTCATCCTGAGCAGCAAGGTGTTCTGGATCATCGCATTCCTCTGCGTGCTCTACTACTCGGCCATCTTCCCCTTCCAGCGCTTCGCCACGAACATGCTGGAGAGCAATCTCGGAGTCTCGGCGCAGACCGCCGCCGACATTTTCCGCTGGTTCCCGATGGGTGCGGCGGCCATCACCCCCTTCCTGGGCCGCTACCTCGACCACAAGGGCAAGGGCGCCACGATGCTCATTCTCGGCGCGGTGCTGATGATCGTCTGCCACCTGACCTTCGCGTTCGTGCTCCCGGAGTACCCGAGCAAACCCATCGCCTATGGCTCGATCGTCCTGCTCGGCATCTCGTTCTCGCTGGTTCCGGCGGCGCTCTGGCCTTCGGTCCCCAAGATCGTGGAGACGCGCTATCTGGGTTCGGCCTATTCGCTGATCTTCTGGATTCAGAACATCGGACTGTGCCTCTTCCCGATGCTCTTCGGATTCGCGCTCAAATACTTCAACGCCAACCGGGCCGCCGGAGCACCTTATGACTACACGCGCCCGATGCTGATCTTCGTCGCATGCGGCGTGCTGGCGATGCTGCTGGGAATCTGGCTCAAAGCCGAGGACCGGAAAAAGAAATACGGGCTGGAACTGCCCAATATCAAGAAGTAGCCCAAGCTACACCCGAATAAATGAAGAAGGAGACCCTGCCGCGCATCGCACGGCAGGGTCCGTTTTTTCAGGATTTCAAACGCCCGCGCAGGGCGAAGCGCACCATCAGGAAATTGACCGGAAAGGCGACCAGAAAAACGCACAGCGGCGCATAGAGTTTCGGAACGCCCGCCCACAGCCAGATTTCGAGCAGTACGAGTTCGTTCACAAGGTTGATGAGGTGGGCCGTCAGGAACCGCACGGCACGGCGGGCAGAGGGCCGTACCCGAAAGGTGAAATAGCTCGACAGCAGAAAGTTGCAGACGATGCTGACGCAGAAGGCGCAAAAATAGGCAAGGGCCGGCCAGAGGTCGTCGAAACACCGCACCAGCACGACGTAAACGGCGTAATTGACCGCCGTGGCGACGCCTCCCACCACGGCGAAGCGCACGAACGGACTCTCATAGAGCCTCCGGAGCATCATCGCTACCCTACTCATCGCATCCGAGGTATTCGCGGGTGGTCAAAAACCGACAGCCGCGGGCTTTCAGCCACTCCAGCAGCCGGATGAATTTCCGTTGCAGGTCCGTCCCCGAACAATGCGTAAGATAGCCCGGAACACCGAAAGCCGGCTCGCGCAGCCGTGCGGAAAACTCCCACGGATGGAAATAGAGGTTCAGGTGCCCGTCGCGGCGCAGGGCGCTGCGGCACAGCAGTTTGTAGAGCGGCAGCGGCATGACGTGGAGCGAAATCCAAAACAGCGGCACGCGGAAAGGCGCGGAGACCGAAACCGGATAGATCGTGAGCCCCTCCTCCCGCGACACGGAGCACGGGGCCCGGAGGTTGTTGTAGCGCGTCGGAATCCACGTCGGATTGATCGACGAATTGTACCTGTACCCCGCCGCCGCGAGCGCCGCGGACGAAGCGGCGGCCAGCCGCGGGGCACGGTAGCCGACAATGCGCTGTCCGGTCAGCTCTTCGAGCGTCCGCCGGCTGCCGGCAGGGTCCGACCCGGCGGTCAGCCCGTGGTAATAGTCATGCGAAGCCACCTCGTGGCCTCCGGCGACGATGCGGCGGACAAGGTCCGTGCGGTGGAGGGCAAAATTGGCCGTCGTGTAAAACGTGGCCCGCAGCTCCAGCCGCGCGAGCAGGTCCAGCAGGAACTCCAGCCCCTCGGAGCTGACCGCAAGCTGGGTGCCGAAATCGATTCCGCGGCCCCTTTCGAGCGGAAAATCGAACTCCTCGACGTCGAAACCGAGTGTCACAGTCATAGGCGGATGGCGATACGGAAAAAGTTTCTCAA of the Alistipes senegalensis JC50 genome contains:
- the ffh gene encoding signal recognition particle protein yields the protein MFENLTDKLERSFKILKGEGRISEINIAETLKEIRRALIDADVNYKVAKSFTDEVKQKALGQNVLKAVKPGQMMTKIVRDELAQLMGGTATDIRLEGTPAVILIAGLQGSGKTTFSGKLAAMLKSKKGRQVLLVAGDVYRPAAIDQLKVLGGQIGVEVYTEEGNMNPVQIAENGIRYARQHNCNVVIVDTAGRLAVDEAMMQEITAIKAAVKPSETLFVVDAMTGQDAVNTAREFNERLDFDGVVLTKLDGDTRGGAAISIRSVVDKPLKFISSGEKMDALQVFHPERMADRILGMGDVVSLVERAQEQFDEEEARKLKKKLVKNQFDFNDFISQIQQIKKMGNLKDLASMIPGVGKMLKNVDIPDDVFKQTEAIISSMTPAEREHPEIINARRRERIAKGSGTTMADVNRLMKQFEDTRKMMKTVAGGNLKMPKMPGGMMRR
- the era gene encoding GTPase Era — encoded protein: MHKSGFVNIIGNPNVGKSTLMNALVGERLSIITSKAQTTRHRIMGIVSGEDFQIVYSDTPGILKPSYKLQESMMKFVTGAVTDADVILYVTDTVERSDRSAEIIERISRSGIPTIVVINKIDLSTPEALDALVERWQAEIPGARIVPVSAKENFNVEGLFRTILELLPEGPAFYPKDTLTDKTLRFFASEIIREKILKFYDKEIPYCCEIEIESYKEEPAIDRIAATIYVARDSQKGILIGHKGEKLKRVGQTAREDMEQFLGKKVFLQLFVKVSDDWRNDERQLRRFGYEQE
- a CDS encoding tetratricopeptide repeat protein, with translation MRKFIFGIILGAALLCGMKARAQYNREYFFWMGRSSMMNNDYQEAIRTLNTLLRFDEDAFEGYFLRGIAKYNLDDLLGAEADFSTAIRLNPVYTQAYTYRAITRSRLGNYDDALQDFREAIELRPDLPGPYYSRGVTRLLNQQFKEAIEDFDKFIRQENKVADAFICRGLSYLHLKDTTRAYENFNTAIRTNRENPNGYNRRGSLHLQQEQYKEAEADFNKAISCDSTYLLSYFNRALVYNATNRPMQALADFDKVIQLDSTNSLTYFNRAMLRTQIGDYNRALEDYDKVALYSPNNVLVYYNRAGVYAQLGEIEQAVADYTSAIKLYPDFANAYIYRGRLREYLNDPQGAKSDRAIAQQKIAEYRSRLSDSTYSIYADTTQRFDRLLSFDSKFAGGSFDRITGHNGGREEMRLLPLFKFTLMRADSLPAVKPYHLQRVEDFRKRIDNEYLTLSCRESNIPADSLVLLDKQYVQELNASNPSWTVLFERGVTQSLIKQYTNSVNTYSSAIELNPSNPFLYLNRSTTRAEMIDFISSIDNSYQRITIDSDPANRLNNNSKRTYSYDEAVADLNKAVKLFPDFAHAYYNRANLLALSGSLPEAYEDYSKAIELNPAFAEAYYNRGIIQIFMKDTRKGCLDISKAGELGILEAYEMLKRYAQPEN
- a CDS encoding MFS transporter, which gives rise to MSETIQRKLNDSPVARWTALLLIASTMFFGYMFVDLMSPLQSMIEAQRGWTPDVFGMYGSSEFILNVFGFLILAGIILDKMGVRFTGQLSASLMFIGACLKYYAVSDSFAGSGIEMWLNSWWSSFPASAKLASLGFMIFGCGMEMAGITVSKAIAKWFEGKEMALAMGLEMAIARVGVFAIFSISPWLADMAPATVVRPVAFCTVLLLIGLLTFVIFSVMDRKLDKQLGLNSRGGGGSEEEFKVSDLKFILSSKVFWIIAFLCVLYYSAIFPFQRFATNMLESNLGVSAQTAADIFRWFPMGAAAITPFLGRYLDHKGKGATMLILGAVLMIVCHLTFAFVLPEYPSKPIAYGSIVLLGISFSLVPAALWPSVPKIVETRYLGSAYSLIFWIQNIGLCLFPMLFGFALKYFNANRAAGAPYDYTRPMLIFVACGVLAMLLGIWLKAEDRKKKYGLELPNIKK
- a CDS encoding GtrA family protein encodes the protein MSRVAMMLRRLYESPFVRFAVVGGVATAVNYAVYVVLVRCFDDLWPALAYFCAFCVSIVCNFLLSSYFTFRVRPSARRAVRFLTAHLINLVNELVLLEIWLWAGVPKLYAPLCVFLVAFPVNFLMVRFALRGRLKS
- a CDS encoding polysaccharide deacetylase family protein, whose product is MTVTLGFDVEEFDFPLERGRGIDFGTQLAVSSEGLEFLLDLLARLELRATFYTTANFALHRTDLVRRIVAGGHEVASHDYYHGLTAGSDPAGSRRTLEELTGQRIVGYRAPRLAAASSAALAAAGYRYNSSINPTWIPTRYNNLRAPCSVSREEGLTIYPVSVSAPFRVPLFWISLHVMPLPLYKLLCRSALRRDGHLNLYFHPWEFSARLREPAFGVPGYLTHCSGTDLQRKFIRLLEWLKARGCRFLTTREYLGCDE